CTGTgttacattctttttttttctccacttgttTGCAGAAATCAGATCATGCCGCACAGCAATCTCAGGTGAAGGATGGTATGCTGGTCTATAAGTATGAGGGTCAAGAGTCGCTGGCAGGTTCTGTAGGCTGCTGCAGCCTTCTCGAAAATGATGACGATCTTGCATTCCTTAATGACCTTGGGCCTAAATTCAAAACCCTGGCTGAGATTTGCCAGGGATCAACCTTGGTGACCGAGTCTGCACATGCAGGAGTTTCTGTCCCCCCAGTCAGACCTGTGTCTCCCATCAGGCCATCcacttcaacacacacacatgtccaTAGTCACAAAGAAATAGTCAGGGACAGGGACCGTGTCAACATTAACACCCTCAATGCCTCCAATGTATCATCTGGATCTTCTACCATTGTCCAAGAGGAGCGTATCACTGAGAGAGCACAGAGTTCTGCAACTCTTCCCAGCTTACATGTCCAGGACAACGTAGTGATTCCCAGTCAGACACTTCTCATACAGCAGCCTACTATGTACTATGCTGCTACGCCCATGTATGTAGTTGATTCCAAGCCCCAAGTGATGCTTGTGGCAGGGGGCGCGCAGCAGGCAGTGGGTCAAGTAGGACAAGCTGCGCTAAGCCATGGGCTGGTGCAAGTAAGTGGCCTCCCAAGTTCCCAGGGTGTGGTACTTGTTGATAGACAGGGAGGAACAGGACAGGCAGCACAAGGTCTTTCGCAAGGAACAATCTCCAGATCCACACAAGTATTGGTGGTGGAGAATGGGTCCACAGGAGGAGAGCAAGGTGTGCAGTTAGCACAGGGCTTTGTTCAGGCTGGACAAGGGTCTGCAGAGCAGGGCTTTGAGGTCAGAAGTCACCGTGTGCCAGTGAAAGCTCAGGGTTTTTCACTGGGTTCACACGGTTCTCTCGGGTCAAATGAGGACGTTAAGCTGACAGTCACACCCAAGACACAGGGAAGCAAGAGAGTGGTTGTGCAGCAGAAAAAGGTGTCAGTGACTGAGAGAAATTTTGAAACTAGTTCAAGAGCTTAGAGCAACAATTTTGTGTAGCCTCACCATAAATGTCACTCTTGTTTTGACATATAATGACATACTGGCTGGACCGGAATGTACTACAGTACGAAATGTACTATAGTACATAAACATGATTCACATCTATTAATGCAGGTTATTGATTGTAAAACAGGAGTTTACTCTGCTTGTATTTGAGCGCTATACTGTAGATTCTCATCCACTGCTCTGAGTAGTTCGAATGGAACACAGACTATATGGTTTACTCAGCCATCAGAGGCTTTTTCAGACTGACACTAGTTAATAAAATGTCTGCCCTTTCTTAACACTAAAATTGCATTAGTCAGCATTAGTTAAATACAATACAGGATTAGAAATTGTAAAATTTTACATGGTATTACATGACTTCTGTTATTAGAATGCAGCCAGAGAAAAacaatggaaattaaaaaaaaaaactttcagtgcACTTGACAGTCCTGTGcgcactgcatttattttaggtATAAAACCAGCATGGCTTTGGGACAGTAACTAGCTAAAACAAACTAGTGCTAAATCAGTTAAACCTACGATGCAAACCTCCAACTTTGTGTCCTTATCAAAGAGGAGCCAAACAGACCAAACCAAGCAGAAAGTCTACACCTTCTCCTTGGGCAGTAATTACTGTTAGATCAATGCGAGTTGCCTATCCCAGCATCCAGCCTGCCAAGGTGCTGTAAAAGAAAGTAATGCACTTGTTGCCAGCTGTCCCTGAAGGCTATGCTACAGAAGCAATAAATAGCTGGAATTCACATGCAGAAATTTGTCTTGCCCCAAACAGATCTCAACAGTTTCATCCACACTCCAAGAACCCCAGTCTGAGAGTTACAAACCTTAGTAAAGACTgttggcaacaaaaaaaaaaaggattattatTTCTGCACAGCAATCATTTATTATCTGTAATTAGTCTTCAAAAAGAGTACAATTGTTTTTCGAGTGGAAAAAGGCAGAGGTAGAGAATGTAGCTattataattttacatttatccATAAAGATTTTCAACACTAGATTTATTGCACAGAATGAtgtattatttttgtgtgttgtgaTTATATTTTTAAGGTGCTTAATTTGTATATTGCCATAATTCTTGTAAGGTTTAGTACTGATTAAAGTTGTTAAACTGACTGTTTGTTGACCTAATTCATACTAATAAGAAGCTGTGCAGAAAGTAGACAAATGTTGTAACtgcataaatacaaaacaaaccaaataagACATTCTctattgaatttttttgcactatctttatatattttttccctaGATGTATgttttttcagttctttttagAATAAATCAAGTCTTAATTTCCAGATACTTTAAGTGCTAAAGCTgaagaaatgtattttctgCTATAATTACCAGATggacttttgtgtgtgtgcgtgcgtgtgtgtgtgtgtaaaggtaAAATGTGGATGAGCAGCGTTATTAGGGACAAGCTGTTCGATACTGCTGTTCTCGCTACTGATGTGTAAATGTAAACTTACTTTCTAAACTGCTGTGTGAATATAGCAGTGCAGTGCTAAGCTGCAGGGCTCATGAACATGTTTCTGTATTAGGGGGTTTTATCCTGTTGTAATAAAATCTaccagaaagcaaaaaaaaaaaaacagtttgacgtgttttattttctgatttcaaacataacaataaaatatttaatatatacctttgatttaaaaaaaaaaaagttaagaaaatggcagaccattaaataataataataaataaactattAGCGTTTGTCAGATAAAACGAATATGAACATTAAAAGGCCCACAACTGGTCTTTAATTGAAATGATTTATCTTCATATTGACTGACTCAAATCATCGGAGCAAAGCCTGTGAACTACTTTAGGCACAAACACCTGTAACATGCCTAACTCTCACCATTACATGTACGCTTCCACTGTAATGGTCTGTTGAAGCTTTAAAGTTTTCCAGCTCATCCTCTGAcatctcagtgctgctgcagccctGCATTACTTCCTCCCATTTCAGCTGCTTCTGTAATGAGTTGTTCATTTCAAATGTGAGTTCTCTGCCCGCCTAACTATGCTAATTCATTTTGGTTTCAGATTCTTTGGTTACATTTGAAAACGTTTATACAACCATAAAGGCAGCTGGAAACTCTTCACTTAATTCTAattactgaattaaaaaatgGTCAGAAAGCAGCCTGTCGTGGGCCTTATTTGAAGCTGACTGCAAGCTGAATGTCACCGTTCTGCATAGTTTCTTAACTGAAAGAGACATTGTATGTAAAGCCATTCTTCTAGCTTCCTTCTTCTAATTTTTCTTCACAATATGTTCTAAGGGTACTAACTGTATAACAACTAAAAAATGTTGCCGTTAAGGacatgttaaaatgtaaacatttgctTCAGGCTTTTCCAAGCAGGCAGGAGCATTCCTGCTCAGAATGGACACAGCAGGTCTCTCTGTGGTTGACAAAGATTCATTCATGCTTCACATAAACGCAAGGGAGAAAGTAGAAACTCAGGTTTCAGTCACAGATAATGCAGAAAagccttttgttttgtattcaaAGACAAAGTCAGCATTATATGCTCATTATGTGCAAAATGCAGACGTGAGATCACGTTCTACCACTGTCTCAAATTTCAGATAGCAGGCTGTGCATTGTGCACATAGGGCGTGTGGGTTTTAGTGCTTGACTGGTTAAGCTAATatgtgctatatatatatataaactttttttcttcaaatgaccagtaataataatattagaGAATGAATGTGTATCACAGAGGCTCAGCTGCACAGAagattagatgttagattcaactcattgtcactgtgcacacaaggcacacaatgaaatgatggttccagatcactcatctagagacaagcatctgcggtcatgcagccagagacaggttggtttaagtgtcttgcccaaggacacaacacagcgcagggacaggggctcgaaccagcagccttccagctgcaaggcgagcacctacccactcaCTAGATGTGGTTAAACTGAACCTCAGTTGCAGCAAGAGGGTTACTTGACTTTATATGGCCATtttgatgtggaagaaggtggctCTGGTTGCCAGTGAAATCCAAAATTAAGTTTGACATTATGGTAAACATAACGTTTTAGCTCCTGCAACAAAGTCCCCTAGTTTAAttcacaattcaattcaattttatttatatagcgccaaatcacaacagtcgcctcaaggcactttgtagtgtgggtaaagaccctacaataatacagagaaaacccaacagtcaaaacaaccccctatgagcagcacttggcgacagtgggaaggaaaaactccctttaacaggaagaaacctccagcagaaccaggctcagggaggggcagccatctgctgtgagggggctgaggggagagagacaggacaaaagacatgctgtggaagagagccagaaattaataacaattaatgattaaatgcaaagtggagtttaaacaaagtaaataaggtgaatgaaaagaaacattgcattatgggaaccccccagcagcctagccctatggcagcataactaaggggtggttcagggtcacttgatccagccctaactataagctttatcataaaggaaagttttaagcttaatcttaaaaatagagagggtgtctgtctcccgaatccaagctgggagctggttccacagaagaggggcctgaaagctgaaggctctgcctcccattctacttttaagtatcctaagaaccacaaggaagccagcagtctgagagcgaagtgctctgttggggtgatatggtactataaggtctttgagataagatggggtctgattattcaagaccttgtaggtgaggagaaggattttaaattctactcTAGATACAATTCTTATTGTATCTCTCttggtttatttttgctttatccCATCTGCTATTTGTTTCTTTACTACCTCTTTAtataattatcatttttatttggtaacattttattgctttgtttcCATGCCCGCCGGATAATATCAGttgcaaagtttttcttttcaaatctcagtctgagctgtcaaaggacaaagcattaaaaacagctcTGAGCAATGCTGCTGATGAGCCTTTCCTATTTTGTGACATCCAGGAGAAAAGTGGGTCAACTTATGACCTGAAATTTGTCAGACTTTGACCTCATTTGGGTGATTTAACTAACAGCTTGTAATGGACCAGAcctatttctctctcttctaaaTATCACTACCTTTGGGAAAACTGGTTCAAAAGTAATAGTCTGTGTTGTGCCTAATTTCTCCCAAAAGAAGGGGAGAAGGTTAATGAGATGATAGTTTAATTTCCTTATTGATGTTCCAAAAATCCTgtcattctgattttttttttttttttaaagacttggGGTGAAAAAAAGTTGTTCCgctttattaatttttctgtCATGGAAAATTTTGGATTGAGAGCCTAGATCTGGGTTTGGCAAGGAGCATCAAATATTTCAGTCTTTCCACCAAGTGCGTGTGAATGTCAGAGTCCCATCCTGTTCCTTTGATATTGTGCGTTACAGCCTTAGATTATCAGtgatcagtgtttgttttgaaaTTCTCATTTTACTTTCTCTTTGTGCTCTGTACCGGCTGTTTATTTGCTGTTGCTGGGCACCGTCCTAGTTGGGTTGGGCTCCTTTCGCGTTATTTAGATGGGTCACGTCCTGGTACGTAGTTGCAAAACAATGCAATAGATCACACAGGCTGTCACATAGGCTTTCCATGGCTCTACACAGCTTTTTCACACTATGTacctttgaaaaaaagaaacttggcAAGAAGTATGGACTGGATTCTTTATTGGAGACATGAAGAAATGAGTGCACATTGAGGTTATTGTTACAAAACTGCACTTGTTTTTGGTACTGACATAGTATGACTTGCAAACCAAATGCTTTGTTTACTTGCATAATTCTAGATTCTAACACCATTCACAATCTTTGTCAGTAAAGGCTATATTCATATACAGCACAGTTTTAACTAAAGGACTATATTTGATCATGAGCTGCATAGCACAACATTTAGTTGAAATCTGCATCTCTAGCATATATCTTATGATCTTGCTGCCTTTGTCCAACAACAGTTATTATTAGGGATTGGTTCAGTGGGTTTTATAATCAGTGGCGAACATCATGGCggacttcatcttcatcttccatttcatcctcttcatatTCACCCATTTCATCAGCGGTGGCATCCTGGTACTGCTGATACTCAGACACAAGGTCGTTCATGTTGCTCTCAGCCTCAGTGAACTCCATCTCATCCATTCCCTCACCAGTGTACCAGTGGAGGAAAGCCTTGCGGCGGAACATGGCAGTGAACTGCTCAGAGATCCTTCGGAACAGCTCCTGGATGGCAGTGCTGTTGCCAATGAAGGTGGCGGACATCTTGAGGCCACGAGGTGGGATGTCACAAACGGCAGTCTTGACATTGTTGGGAATCCATTCCACAAagtagctgctgtttttgttttgcacactCAACATCTGCTCATCTACTTCCTTCATTGACATACGACCACGAAAGATGGCTGCGACTGTGAGGTAGCGTCCGTGACGGGGATCACACGCTGCCATCATGTTCTTGGCATCAAACATTTGCTGTGTGAGCTCTGGCACAGAGAGGGCACGGTATTGCTGACTGCCCCTGCTCGTCAGAGGCGCAAAGCCTGGCATGAAGAAATGCAGGCGGGGGAAGGGCACCATGTTGACGGCCAACTTACGGAGGTCAGCATTGAGCTGTCCAGGGAAGCGGAGACATGTTGTCACCCCACTCATTGTGGCTGATACCAGGTGGTTAAGATCTCCATAGGTGGGTGTGGTTAGCTTCAAAGTACGGAAGCAGATATCATACAAAGCCTCATTATCAATGCTAAAGGTCTCATCTGTATTTTCCACTAGCTGGTGTACAGAGAGGGTGGCGTTATAGGGCTCCACCACAGTGTCAGACACTTTTGGGGAAGGCATGACACTGAAGGTGTTCATGATGCGATCAGGGTACTCTTCACGGATCTTGCTGATGAGCAGTGTGCCCATTCCTGAACCCGTGCCTCCACCCAGGGAGTGGGTGAGCTGAAAGCCCTGGAGGCAGTCGCAATTTTCGGACTCTTTTCTCACCACATCTAGCACAGAGTCCACCAGCTCAGCTCCCTCGGTGTAGTGACCTTTAGCCCAGTTATTTCCTGCTCCACTTTGACCTGCATGAAGTAATGTTTAAAGACAATTAATGgtgaataaataatgtttttgttagCATATCTGTACATAGGCAATACTTGTTTGAAACTTCACAAACAGAACAACCTGCTGATCCGAGGATAGTGGGCAGAgtataaatgagtaaataaataactacacaaatGTTAAACATATGTTgaacaaatgttagggaaagttaatattgtgttttgtgtgtctggaggaaaaaaaactggctGATATATTGGAATATCGGATTTTAATTCACCAAATATCGGCATCTGTATTGGTCTTAAAATTTTTTATATCGGTTAGGGTTTGTTCATAATTCCCAGAAAATAAACCCTAGTAACTTTAATGACTGACTTTTCTTCTAGTGTCACCATACATTTAACATTAATATGTCTTACTGACAAGAAAAGGTCCCACTTGCTTTATATGTACTTgatactaaaactaaacaaaacatcGGCTGTTGTGAAGTTCTAGATCTCCAAAACAGCATGTTATCAACATTGCCATCATAAGCATATTTCTATCCCAGCATTAGTGGTTCACTCAAAGCAAAAGTGTGCCTTAGTGTAGTTTTACAAAACTGCTAGCAGGGCTGATTAAGACTGATTACAACTTGGCAGCCCAAATTGTTTTCCTAAATATCTTATTTCTCTGGAAAGCATCAGTAAGTGATTTATCTACCATCATCGACTTGTTAGCACACATCCAGTGTTGAAATCTTGTCATCTTGTGAGACATTTTTGTCCCCCATGttctcatttattttctgcacTGCACCACAATTTCCAAGCAGACTTTTTGCTAAGTCACCACAAGAGCTGTCTCaatccacacacacaggcaatgCATCACTGAGGGACTGCAGGAGCTGTGTGCTCAGAATATGTAGTACTGTGCAGTGCAGGGGAGGCACAGCTTCATAGGCTGTGACAGCAGGTTAGACACGtgctgcacacatgcacatatgaCTCACACATGTGGAGTCAGTTCAGGACAAGTGGtctgattctgatttattttcaactcaccaaagacaaaattGTCAGGCCTGAATAGCTGCCCAAATGGACCAGAGCGAACTGAATCCATGGTTCCTGGTTCCAGGTCCACCAGAATGGCACGGGGCACAAATTTGCTGCCTTTGAACAGGAGGACAGGGAGGGATATGGAGGGGTAATGGATGAAAGGGTGGAGTAAGATATCAACAGTCTCAGTAACCTCAGTGACACTAGCAGTGAACCACGAAGAAAAAACTCAGCATATTTCAAAAGATTCTCCATAGTGAAAGAAATACTGTCTGTGGatgtcatttttaatgcaaacagCATTTTCTTAAGAATACCAGCCTGTCACTCAAGCTGGGAATTTAAAGTGGCTTCTGTTGTTTGCTTGCTCTTTGCCTTGCCCCACCCTTTCTGTCTGTGACCCTTCTTGCAAAACTGCTGCAGCAGGCTGCACAGCTTAATCTAGACCAGCGGGGCTTTCAAAGTGCTGAGCCTTGCAGGACGTATTCAAACACAGAAGCAATCTTCCCTGTCTCTGCCTTGTTTCCTTCTCTTGCTCACTGCTGAAGTTTTAATGTTGCATAAAAATCcgcccttttttattttaagaacaATTCGATTAGTCAGATGCTCAGTCTGCATGCAGTAGTGACCCAGCTGGTGACACTGAAGCCAGCATGCAACATGGAAACAAAGGATCAATAATGCATGCTGCTGGGAAATAGGATATGGGTAGATTGTTGGCCTTTATAG
This portion of the Archocentrus centrarchus isolate MPI-CPG fArcCen1 chromosome 17, fArcCen1, whole genome shotgun sequence genome encodes:
- the LOC115795762 gene encoding tubulin beta chain-like isoform X1, translating into MREIVHIQAGQCGNQIGAKFWEVISDEHGIDPTGSYQGDSELQLERINVYYNEASGRTGSKFVPRAILVDLEPGTMDSVRSGPFGQLFRPDNFVFGQSGAGNNWAKGHYTEGAELVDSVLDVVRKESENCDCLQGFQLTHSLGGGTGSGMGTLLISKIREEYPDRIMNTFSVMPSPKVSDTVVEPYNATLSVHQLVENTDETFSIDNEALYDICFRTLKLTTPTYGDLNHLVSATMSGVTTCLRFPGQLNADLRKLAVNMVPFPRLHFFMPGFAPLTSRGSQQYRALSVPELTQQMFDAKNMMAACDPRHGRYLTVAAIFRGRMSMKEVDEQMLSVQNKNSSYFVEWIPNNVKTAVCDIPPRGLKMSATFIGNSTAIQELFRRISEQFTAMFRRKAFLHWYTGEGMDEMEFTEAESNMNDLVSEYQQYQDATADEMGEYEEDEMEDEDEVRHDVRH
- the LOC115795762 gene encoding tubulin beta-2A chain-like isoform X2 gives rise to the protein MREIVHIQAGQCGNQIGAKFWEVISDEHGIDPTGSYQGDSELQLERINVYYNEASGSKFVPRAILVDLEPGTMDSVRSGPFGQLFRPDNFVFGQSGAGNNWAKGHYTEGAELVDSVLDVVRKESENCDCLQGFQLTHSLGGGTGSGMGTLLISKIREEYPDRIMNTFSVMPSPKVSDTVVEPYNATLSVHQLVENTDETFSIDNEALYDICFRTLKLTTPTYGDLNHLVSATMSGVTTCLRFPGQLNADLRKLAVNMVPFPRLHFFMPGFAPLTSRGSQQYRALSVPELTQQMFDAKNMMAACDPRHGRYLTVAAIFRGRMSMKEVDEQMLSVQNKNSSYFVEWIPNNVKTAVCDIPPRGLKMSATFIGNSTAIQELFRRISEQFTAMFRRKAFLHWYTGEGMDEMEFTEAESNMNDLVSEYQQYQDATADEMGEYEEDEMEDEDEVRHDVRH